Genomic DNA from Methanobacterium formicicum DSM 3637:
AGATTATCTTTTAAAAAAATATCTCGCTTCAACCGCTTAAAAAGACTTAGAGCCCCTGATATTACTAAAATTTAAAATAACACTATGAAGGTAGGGGAAGTACTATGACAAGTTTCACTATTTTTAAGAATGATAATCCAATTTCTAAGATTCGAATCATCCAATATTTTAAAAATAATTACTGGTTATTAATGTTATTTGCCATTTTTACGTTCTCTTTTGTGCTTGATATATTTGTTTTAACCCGTTATTCTTTATCTTATGGGATAGATGGTGCATTTTATGATATTCAAGTCCGTAATATACTGCAACATGGATTTCCAATGAGTAACGATCCACCACTGGCATATTATTTATTAACTCCATTTGTACTCCTATTTGGTAACTCCTTTTTAGGAATCAAAATAGGAATGGCCTTAATGGGATCCTTAATGGTCCTACCTGCCTATTTACTCACTGAATGTTACACCAAAGAAAAAGTGGGAGGATCTAAGATTCCTGCACTCTTAAGTGCTTTTATGGTCACGGTTAATGTAAATTACTTCGCTCTTATAGGAGATTTTCTGCAGAACCTGGTTGGGGTTCTTTTCCTTGTAGTGTTCCTGTATTTTGCAGTGATGTGGTTTGCAGATATTAACCAGTGGAAAAAATACGGTGCTCTAACAGTTCTCTTTTTATGCCTCAATCTTTTAACTCATATTTACACAGGAGCAGTGGCAGTCACCATATTTTTTTCACTTCTAATTTTCAGCATAGTGTTCAAAACATATAAAATCCGAAAATTACCCTTATTTGACCTTAAAATTTTAGGAATGGTAAGCGCCCTGGTTTTGGCCTTTTTCACAGTCCTCTTTTTGACTTATCCGGTTATGTATACCAAATTCAGCACTGTGATGTTATCGTTTATCAGCTCTTCCAC
This window encodes:
- a CDS encoding glycosyltransferase family 39 protein encodes the protein MLFAIFTFSFVLDIFVLTRYSLSYGIDGAFYDIQVRNILQHGFPMSNDPPLAYYLLTPFVLLFGNSFLGIKIGMALMGSLMVLPAYLLTECYTKEKVGGSKIPALLSAFMVTVNVNYFALIGDFLQNLVGVLFLVVFLYFAVMWFADINQWKKYGALTVLFLCLNLLTHIYTGAVAVTIFFSLLIFSIVFKTYKIRKLPLFDLKILGMVSALVLAFFTVLFLTYPVMYTKFSTVMLSFISSSTTQTGVTGRGVTSPVSGIIFLSLPYMLGIVAAVIILYRGLKEKITLMPVRMDKTTAKRDKTKLEMVKTTLGLDKATLEMGNATIKMDNTLHDNNKILYKNFHSKMNKNTLLVWAYISMAVLLAVLVSIPASDYQSRFLL